A genomic region of Anopheles coustani chromosome 3, idAnoCousDA_361_x.2, whole genome shotgun sequence contains the following coding sequences:
- the LOC131260156 gene encoding tissue inhibitor of metalloproteinase, whose translation MKANRPLLPVLLFGLVMTVLLPATEACSCLPQHPQTAFCDSEYVIVAQVLRKTASKNYLDAYKIAIKKEYKMSEEARKLLRNGKLYTASQSSLCGVTLEPNKLYAIAANTDQVGLCDYIRPYSDLTIVEKRGLAGIYRKGCRCQIWPCFAPKCNPRVGGCNWSPFSTRGDCETSYGSCVPAGRTQEDGTPIKCHWRRSPRYGQCMAKNEGQ comes from the exons ATGAAGGCAAATCGTCCGCTTCTGCCGGTGCTGCTGTTCGGGCTGGTGATGACCGTCCTGCTACCGGCGACCGAGGCCTGCAGTTGCCTCCCGCAACATCCACAGACGGCGTTCTGCGACTCCGAGTACG TGATCGTCGCGCAAGTGTTGCGCAAGACTGCGTCGAAGAACTACCTGGATGCATACAAGATTGCTATCAAGAAAGAGTACAAG ATGAGCGAGGAAGCACGGAAGCTGCTGCGTAACGGAAAGCTGTACACGGCGTCGCAGAGCTCGCTGTGTGGCGTCACCCTGGAGCCGAACAAGCTGTACGCGATCGCGGCCAACACCGACCAGGTCGGCCTGTGCGACTACATCCGCCCCTACTCCGACCTGACGATCGTCGAGAAGCGCGGCCTGGCCGGCATCTACCGCAAGGGCTGCCGGTGCCAGATCTGGCCGTGCTTCGCGCCCAAGTGTAACCCGCGCGTCGGTGGCTGCAACTGGTCGCCCTTCTCGACCCGGGGCGACTGCGAGACGAGCTACGGATCGTGCGTGCCCGCCGGCCGCACCCAGGAGGACGGTACGCCGATCAAGTGCCACTGGCGTCGGTCACCCCGCTACGGCCAGTGTATGGCCAAAAACGAAGGCCAGTAG